The genomic stretch ACGACTTGATGCCGAGGATCGACGCAAAAAAGGCGAACAAGTGGAAGCGACCTCCTCTGTTCGAAAATTAAACTATCAAGAAGAAAAAGAACAACAAAAACTTCTTCGCCAAAGAAAACGCAAACTAGAAGAAGTAGAAAAATCCATGGAAGCAACGGACGAAAAGATTGCCGAGCTTGAACTTCAATTAACGAACCCAGAAGTTTTCCAAGACCATGAAAAAGCCCTTGAAATCACTCAAGAGCTAGACGCCGTAAAAGCTGACGGAGAGAAATTAATGGAAGAATGGGAACAAATAAGCGAAGAACTGGAATCCATGTAATCTGCATAAAAAAAGGAGCAAACAATGAAAAAGATTTTAATTATTTCTAGTTCGATTATCGTTGGTTTACTTGTCATTATTACTATTTGCGCAAGTTTTTACTTGTATAGTTATGCTTTAGCTCGTGACAATTCCAGCATGAATGACACTGCAACAACAGACGAAACCACTGCCACAGCCAAACTAGCAAAGAAAAACCGGGAAGAAAATGTGGCTTGGATGGAAAAGCAAAATCTCACGCAATGGACAGAAACCTCAGCAGACGATTTGAAACTTGTTGCTACTTATTTAGCAGCAGATAAACCATCTAACACAACCATCATTTTAGCCCACGGTTATCGCGGTAAAAGCGGTAAAGTCGAAATGGCAGGTCTCGCTCGAATGTATCATGAAAAATTTGGTTACAACGTTTTAATGCCTGATGCTAGAGCGCACGGCAAAAGCGAAGGTGAAAATATTGGATTTGGTTGGCCTGAACGCAAAGATTATGTGCAGTGGATTGACCAAGTAATCGACAAAAATGGTACGGACACTCAAATCGCACTACATGGCGTGTCCATGGGTAGCTCCACTGTCCTTATGACAAGCGGCGAAAAACTACCAAAACAAGTAAAAAGTATTATCGCTGATTGCGGCTATACATCGATGGACGCCGAACTTTCGTATCAACTAAAAGCCATGTTCCACTTACCGAAATTCCCAATAATCCCAACAGCTAGTCTGATTAATAAATTCAAAGAAGGTTTCTTTTTCAGCGAAGCAAGTGCAGTTGATGCGGTCGCTAAAACAGACGTACCCATTTTTTACATCCACGGTGATGCTGATGCTTTCGTCCCTACAAATATGGTAGACGAACTCTATAAAGCTACCAATAGCTATAAAGAAAAATGGATTGTCAAAGGAGCAGAACACGGTCAAGCATTCACGGTAGATCCAAAGACATACGAAGAAAAAGTACGCCAATTTTTAAATAAAACGATGTAAAAAGCAGTTATCCTCTAGGAACTAGATACTATCTGTTAGGAAGGAAAAAATTGGCAAGTAATAAGTAAATGTGTTACTATATAAATGAAAAGAGAGCCATGCGACAACATGACTCTCTCGCAAACACCATTTAAGATGGTGACAGCCTTTTATATGATTTATTTAAAAACCACTAGCTGTCAGGCTTATGAGTGGTTTTTATTTTTTGTCATTTTTGCTGTTCATGATTGTTACGACTAAGACTGCAAAAGCAATCATCAGCGTAAGACTCTCGAAAACAGTCACACGTTTATCCTTTCCAGGTAACGCCTAAAAAACAACATAAACACCACCTACTTTCTGGATGAAAAAGGCTGGTGCACCACCATAAACTTATTTGCATCACAATTATAGCATGCAAGTATCTTTAGAAAAAGAGTTGGCGCGAAAGTTGTATTTTAGAGGCATAACCAGAAAATTGAGCTAATAAAAATAGACTGCAGCGAAAGTAATAGTTCACTTTCACTGCAGTCCGAAGCGTGCGGAACGAAAAATCGCGCGCTTTTTATATATCTTCCAGCAATAATCCCGGATTCGCATTCATATCAAAACCACTACGTTTTCCTTGTAAGAAACTCACAGTCCCTGCAGCAGCAATCATTGCCGCATTGTCTCCGCATAAGGCTAATGGTGGAATAATCAGTTCTGTCTCTGGAAGCTCTAGTTTTACTTCTTGAATAAGGCGTTCTCGTAAACCTTGGTTCGCTGCCACGCCTCCCGCAAG from Listeria monocytogenes ATCC 19117 encodes the following:
- a CDS encoding alpha/beta hydrolase, which translates into the protein MKKILIISSSIIVGLLVIITICASFYLYSYALARDNSSMNDTATTDETTATAKLAKKNREENVAWMEKQNLTQWTETSADDLKLVATYLAADKPSNTTIILAHGYRGKSGKVEMAGLARMYHEKFGYNVLMPDARAHGKSEGENIGFGWPERKDYVQWIDQVIDKNGTDTQIALHGVSMGSSTVLMTSGEKLPKQVKSIIADCGYTSMDAELSYQLKAMFHLPKFPIIPTASLINKFKEGFFFSEASAVDAVAKTDVPIFYIHGDADAFVPTNMVDELYKATNSYKEKWIVKGAEHGQAFTVDPKTYEEKVRQFLNKTM